One genomic segment of Paenibacillus durus includes these proteins:
- a CDS encoding DUF4227 family protein, producing the protein MIISVPKALRRLCYIVIFVALSCLFYNIMDLLHSWINPVPDPYIPEGSAVRAFHEIQPGGEAMNPGERLRLYYWYGE; encoded by the coding sequence ATGATCATTTCCGTACCCAAAGCGCTTCGACGGCTCTGTTACATTGTGATATTTGTCGCATTGAGCTGCCTGTTCTATAATATAATGGACCTGCTTCACAGCTGGATCAATCCGGTTCCCGATCCGTACATACCGGAAGGCTCGGCAGTTCGGGCGTTTCACGAGATTCAGCCCGGGGGAGAGGCAATGAATCCGGGAGAAAGGCTTCGCCTGTACTACTGGTACGGGGAGTGA
- the xerD gene encoding site-specific tyrosine recombinase XerD translates to MKSHLQAFLQYLSREKNVSPSTLESYGRDVSQFLHYAEGRGVLTVDDIRKPLITLYLGGLKAAGRAAATINRNQVSIRAFFQFLLKERLITADPTLEMEAVRSEKKAPMVLSVEEVEQLLAAPDLMTPHGLRDKAMLELLYAAGIRVSELIMLDVGDVQPGLGFARCCGFGGKERVVPIGVIASECVEAYTRDSRDKLLREDKNEPALFLNSLGGRLTRQGFWKIIKKYAKETNIRQDITPHTLRHSFAAHLLERGADLRSVQQMLGHADISTTQMYSGIARANMKEVYEKHHPRAR, encoded by the coding sequence ATGAAGTCACACTTGCAGGCCTTTTTGCAGTATCTTTCCCGTGAAAAAAACGTGTCGCCCAGCACTCTGGAATCCTACGGACGCGATGTCTCACAGTTTCTGCACTATGCCGAAGGACGGGGCGTCCTAACCGTGGACGATATCCGCAAGCCGCTGATTACGCTCTATCTCGGCGGGCTTAAAGCGGCGGGCCGGGCGGCGGCGACCATTAACCGGAACCAGGTCTCGATCCGCGCCTTTTTTCAATTTCTGCTAAAAGAAAGGCTGATCACCGCCGATCCGACGCTTGAGATGGAAGCGGTAAGGTCCGAGAAGAAAGCTCCGATGGTGCTGAGCGTTGAAGAGGTAGAGCAGCTGCTGGCAGCGCCCGATCTCATGACTCCACACGGGCTTCGCGACAAGGCTATGCTTGAACTGCTGTATGCTGCCGGAATCCGGGTGTCCGAGCTGATCATGCTTGATGTTGGCGATGTGCAGCCCGGCCTGGGATTTGCACGGTGCTGCGGCTTCGGCGGCAAGGAACGGGTGGTGCCGATTGGGGTCATCGCGTCGGAATGCGTGGAGGCTTATACCAGGGACAGCCGGGACAAGCTGCTGCGTGAAGACAAGAACGAACCGGCGCTGTTTCTCAACAGTCTAGGCGGCAGGCTTACCCGGCAGGGGTTCTGGAAAATAATTAAAAAATATGCGAAGGAGACGAATATCCGGCAGGATATTACGCCGCATACGCTGCGGCATTCGTTCGCCGCCCATCTGCTGGAAAGAGGGGCCGATCTGCGCTCCGTGCAGCAGATGCTCGGACATGCCGATATTTCCACGACGCAGATGTACAGCGGCATCGCCCGCGCAAATATGAAAGAAGTTTATGAAAAGCATCATCCCCGGGCGCGCTAA
- a CDS encoding endonuclease Q family protein, with translation MDEKHKRKGASAASSSALELVRCYCDLHVHIGRTSEGQPVKISGSRELTFAGIAKEAAERKGIGLIGIIDSHSPAVQRDILNCLHDGEMTEAEGGGIAYRRTAIILGTEIEIREPGRKECHVLAFMPDLKAMTEFSLWMGRHMRNVNLSSQRIYVPSRELQDEIYGRGGILIPAHIFTPHKGLYGCAAERMAELFDLRRIAAVELGLSADSEMAGYISELDPYTFLTNSDAHSLGKIGREYNEMELADPSFAELRLALEGREGRRVTANYGLNPRLGKYHRTYCAGCGSIIDEAYATSQRCPYCGSVKLVQGVLDRILNIADREEPVVPDRRPPYRYQVPLEFIPGLGKAKMNLLLEAFGTEMNILHEAGEEELAVVAGVELAAKIAAARSGSLELTAGGGGTYGRVALAPKDKS, from the coding sequence ATGGATGAGAAGCACAAGCGGAAAGGGGCCTCGGCCGCATCCTCTTCCGCGCTGGAGCTTGTCCGCTGCTATTGCGACCTGCATGTCCATATCGGCAGAACGTCCGAGGGACAGCCGGTCAAGATCAGCGGCAGCCGCGAGCTGACCTTTGCGGGAATCGCCAAGGAAGCGGCGGAGCGCAAGGGCATCGGCTTGATCGGCATTATCGACAGTCACTCGCCCGCCGTTCAGCGGGATATTCTGAACTGTCTCCATGATGGAGAGATGACGGAGGCCGAAGGCGGCGGCATCGCGTACCGCAGAACGGCAATCATACTCGGTACAGAGATCGAAATCCGCGAGCCCGGGCGCAAAGAATGCCATGTGCTGGCCTTCATGCCCGATCTTAAGGCGATGACCGAATTCAGCCTCTGGATGGGGCGCCATATGCGGAACGTTAACTTAAGCTCCCAGCGCATCTATGTCCCCTCCCGGGAGCTTCAGGACGAAATATACGGGCGCGGAGGGATATTGATACCCGCCCACATCTTCACGCCGCATAAAGGCTTGTACGGCTGCGCCGCCGAGCGGATGGCCGAGCTGTTCGACCTCCGGCGGATCGCTGCGGTGGAACTCGGCCTCAGCGCGGATTCGGAAATGGCCGGTTATATTTCCGAACTCGATCCGTACACGTTTCTGACGAATTCGGATGCTCATTCGCTGGGGAAGATCGGACGCGAATACAATGAAATGGAGCTCGCCGACCCTTCGTTTGCGGAGCTGCGGCTTGCGCTCGAAGGCCGCGAAGGCCGCCGGGTTACGGCCAACTACGGGCTGAACCCCCGGCTTGGCAAGTATCACCGGACGTACTGCGCGGGCTGCGGCAGCATTATCGACGAAGCTTATGCAACCTCGCAGCGCTGTCCGTACTGCGGCAGCGTAAAGCTGGTGCAGGGTGTGCTGGACCGGATTCTGAATATCGCGGACAGGGAGGAGCCGGTCGTTCCGGACCGCCGCCCGCCTTACCGTTATCAGGTTCCGCTGGAGTTTATTCCGGGTCTTGGAAAGGCGAAGATGAATCTTCTGCTGGAGGCCTTCGGCACTGAGATGAATATTCTGCATGAAGCCGGCGAGGAGGAACTGGCTGTGGTAGCCGGTGTGGAGCTGGCTGCGAAGATCGCCGCCGCCCGCTCCGGAAGCCTGGAGCTTACCGCCGGCGGGGGCGGAACGTACGGAAGGGTAGCCCTTGCGCCCAAGGACAAGTCATAG
- a CDS encoding dihydrolipoamide acetyltransferase family protein, which produces MTDNKKLTDVTMPQLAESLVSATIGKWLKKPGDSVEQYEPLCEVITDKVNAELPSTVDGVMGDILAEEGQTVAVGEVICRIAVSAPAAPASAPAEAAPARAEAAPRAAVAAAPTAAAQPAAYGAAYAAHDPNAPMRARYSPAVQSLAAQHSIDLSAVPGTGLGGRVTRKDVLAFLANGPAAAAAPPQSSPAPQPAAGGAYGAAAQPQGAAPAWQTASSPAPAETLPPVRHSGLHLSELPRIPEIEVESGRSEYLIDVTPIRNTIASRMRQSVSEIPHAWTMIEVDVTNLVLLRNKLKDEFKRREGINLTYLAFLMKAVVSAIKDYPIMNSVWAVDKIIVKRDINISLAVGTEDSVWTPVIKKADQKNVAGLAREIEELAMKTRDGKLRVEDMQGGTFTVNNTGSFGSILSYPIINYPQAAILTFESIVKKPVVINDMIAVRSMANICLSLDHRILDGVICGRFLQRVKDNIESYSMDTNVY; this is translated from the coding sequence ATGACCGACAACAAGAAATTGACGGACGTTACGATGCCTCAGCTCGCGGAGTCGCTGGTATCGGCAACCATCGGCAAATGGCTGAAGAAGCCGGGAGATTCGGTGGAGCAGTATGAGCCGCTGTGCGAAGTGATTACGGATAAGGTCAACGCCGAGCTGCCGTCCACGGTGGACGGAGTCATGGGCGACATCCTGGCCGAGGAAGGGCAGACGGTCGCGGTCGGCGAAGTGATCTGCCGGATCGCGGTATCCGCTCCGGCGGCCCCGGCTTCGGCCCCCGCCGAAGCCGCTCCCGCGCGCGCCGAGGCAGCGCCGCGCGCGGCCGTCGCCGCCGCGCCTACAGCGGCGGCGCAGCCTGCGGCATATGGCGCAGCCTATGCCGCGCACGATCCTAACGCGCCGATGCGGGCGCGTTATTCTCCTGCTGTGCAGAGCCTTGCGGCGCAGCACAGCATTGATCTGTCCGCCGTGCCGGGCACCGGCCTCGGCGGACGCGTCACGCGCAAGGACGTGCTGGCGTTCCTTGCGAACGGACCTGCTGCGGCGGCGGCCCCGCCGCAGAGCAGCCCCGCGCCGCAGCCTGCGGCGGGCGGCGCGTACGGCGCAGCCGCGCAGCCGCAGGGCGCGGCGCCCGCCTGGCAGACGGCAAGCTCGCCTGCGCCGGCGGAGACGCTGCCGCCCGTCCGGCACTCCGGGCTGCATCTGTCAGAATTGCCGCGCATCCCGGAAATCGAGGTGGAGAGCGGCCGTTCCGAGTATTTGATCGACGTGACGCCGATCCGCAATACGATTGCTTCGCGGATGCGTCAGAGCGTCTCGGAAATTCCGCATGCCTGGACGATGATCGAGGTGGACGTGACGAACCTTGTGCTGCTGCGCAACAAGCTGAAGGATGAATTCAAGCGCAGAGAAGGGATCAACCTGACGTATCTCGCATTCCTGATGAAGGCTGTCGTCAGCGCGATCAAGGATTACCCGATTATGAATTCGGTCTGGGCGGTTGACAAAATCATTGTCAAGCGGGACATTAATATATCGCTGGCGGTCGGCACCGAGGATTCGGTCTGGACCCCGGTTATCAAGAAGGCGGACCAGAAGAACGTGGCGGGTCTTGCCCGGGAAATAGAAGAACTGGCGATGAAGACTCGCGACGGCAAGCTGCGCGTTGAGGATATGCAGGGCGGAACCTTTACCGTCAACAATACCGGCTCATTCGGCTCGATTCTGTCTTATCCGATCATTAACTATCCGCAGGCGGCCATTTTGACTTTTGAATCGATTGTGAAAAAGCCTGTCGTCATCAACGATATGATCGCTGTCCGTTCGATGGCCAACATTTGCCTCTCGCTGGACCACCGGATTCTCGACGGCGTTATCTGCGGCCGCTTCCTGCAGCGGGTGAAGGATAATATCGAGAGCTACAGCATGGATACGAACGTCTATTAA
- the spoIIM gene encoding stage II sporulation protein M: MRNFRHMIKEQTPLYIFVAVLFLVGVVFGALIVSALTMDQQQELSDYLGNFFMTVDQHGLPAAPESFWSIAGLHLKWIGLIWILGLSVIGLPGILVLDFLKGVLIGFTVGCLVSQYSWHGLLFALVSVAPHNLVVIPALLVCSAAAIAFSLLMIRSRVTARRPLRVGRPFAMYTLLSFVMALLILGVSSFETWVTPTMMRWVTPSLVQSAAEYNGQ, translated from the coding sequence ATGCGGAACTTCCGTCATATGATTAAGGAGCAGACACCGCTTTATATTTTTGTCGCCGTATTATTCTTGGTAGGGGTCGTCTTCGGCGCCCTGATCGTCAGCGCGCTGACGATGGACCAGCAACAGGAGCTCAGCGACTATCTGGGCAATTTCTTTATGACCGTGGATCAGCACGGGCTACCCGCGGCGCCGGAATCGTTCTGGAGCATAGCAGGTCTTCATCTGAAATGGATCGGCCTCATCTGGATTCTCGGCCTGTCGGTTATCGGGCTTCCCGGTATACTTGTCCTGGATTTCCTCAAGGGCGTGCTCATCGGCTTCACGGTCGGCTGCCTGGTAAGCCAATATTCATGGCATGGCCTGCTGTTCGCGCTCGTGTCCGTCGCTCCGCATAATCTGGTGGTGATTCCGGCGCTTCTCGTATGCAGCGCGGCGGCCATCGCGTTCTCGCTGCTCATGATCCGCAGCAGGGTGACTGCTCGCCGTCCGCTTCGCGTCGGGCGTCCTTTTGCCATGTATACGCTGCTGTCTTTTGTTATGGCCCTCTTAATTCTCGGCGTATCCTCCTTCGAGACGTGGGTTACACCGACAATGATGCGCTGGGTGACCCCCTCTTTGGTGCAGTCGGCGGCGGAATATAACGGACAGTAA
- the fur gene encoding ferric iron uptake transcriptional regulator, whose product MEDKIDKIKQQLQSQGYKLTPQREATVRVLLENEDDHLSAEDVFMLVKEKAPEIGLATVYRTLELLSELHIVEKINFGDGVARYDLRTDTSKHHHHHMICVQCGSMDEIREDWLAPLEEKLYKEFNFSVIDHRLDFHGICYRCREKNNSEGKRSE is encoded by the coding sequence ATGGAAGACAAGATCGATAAAATTAAGCAGCAACTGCAATCCCAAGGATACAAGCTTACACCCCAACGGGAAGCGACCGTACGCGTACTGCTGGAGAATGAGGACGATCATCTCAGCGCCGAAGACGTGTTCATGCTCGTAAAGGAGAAGGCTCCGGAGATTGGTCTCGCCACCGTATATCGTACCCTTGAACTCCTCAGCGAGCTTCATATCGTAGAGAAGATCAACTTCGGCGACGGCGTCGCCAGATATGATCTGCGGACGGATACTTCCAAGCATCATCATCATCATATGATATGTGTGCAATGCGGCAGCATGGATGAGATCCGCGAAGACTGGCTTGCGCCATTGGAAGAGAAACTGTATAAGGAATTCAATTTCTCGGTCATCGATCACCGGCTTGATTTTCACGGGATCTGCTACCGCTGCAGGGAGAAGAACAATTCGGAAGGTAAACGTTCTGAGTAA
- a CDS encoding alpha-ketoacid dehydrogenase subunit beta has translation MAMMEYIDAIRLAMKEEMERDDSVFVLGEDVGVKGGVFTTTKGLQEQFGAERVLDTPLAESAIAGVAIGAAMYGMKPIAEMQYSDFMLPATNQIISEAAKIRYRSNNDWSCPVVIRAPIGGGIFGGLYHSQCTESIFFGTPGLKIVAPYSAYDAKGLLKAAVRDPDPVLFFEHKKCYKLIKEDVPEIDYTVPIGEANLLREGDDITVIGYSLPLHFAMQAAEELEREQGITAHILDLRTLQPLDREAIKAAVRRTGKVLIVHEDNKTGGVGAEVAAIIAEECLFELDAPIFRLCGPDVPAMPISPPMEKFFMLSKDKLKAEMLRLAQY, from the coding sequence ATGGCAATGATGGAATATATCGACGCCATCCGGCTGGCGATGAAGGAAGAAATGGAACGCGACGACTCCGTCTTTGTTCTTGGTGAAGACGTTGGCGTTAAGGGCGGCGTGTTCACCACGACCAAGGGGCTGCAGGAGCAGTTCGGCGCTGAGCGCGTGCTTGATACGCCGCTTGCGGAATCGGCGATTGCCGGCGTGGCAATCGGCGCGGCGATGTACGGGATGAAGCCGATTGCGGAAATGCAGTATTCCGATTTCATGCTGCCGGCCACCAATCAGATTATCAGCGAAGCGGCCAAAATCCGCTACCGCTCCAATAACGATTGGAGCTGTCCGGTTGTCATCCGTGCGCCGATTGGCGGCGGCATTTTCGGCGGTCTATACCATTCACAGTGTACCGAATCGATATTCTTCGGCACACCGGGTCTAAAGATCGTCGCGCCGTATTCGGCATATGACGCGAAAGGGCTGCTGAAAGCGGCCGTACGCGATCCGGACCCGGTTCTGTTCTTCGAGCATAAGAAATGCTACAAGCTGATCAAGGAGGACGTTCCCGAGATCGACTATACCGTTCCGATCGGTGAAGCGAATCTGCTGCGCGAGGGTGATGATATCACAGTCATCGGCTACAGCCTGCCGCTGCATTTTGCGATGCAGGCGGCGGAGGAATTGGAGCGTGAGCAGGGCATTACGGCGCATATTCTCGATTTGCGCACGCTGCAGCCGCTGGACCGCGAGGCAATCAAGGCAGCCGTGCGGCGGACAGGCAAAGTGCTGATCGTGCATGAGGATAACAAGACGGGCGGCGTAGGCGCAGAGGTTGCGGCGATTATCGCCGAGGAGTGCCTGTTTGAGCTGGACGCGCCGATCTTCCGCCTGTGCGGGCCGGATGTTCCGGCGATGCCGATCAGCCCGCCGATGGAGAAATTTTTCATGCTCAGCAAGGACAAATTGAAAGCGGAAATGCTGCGCCTGGCGCAGTATTAG
- the lipB gene encoding lipoyl(octanoyl) transferase LipB has product MDTAEPRKLEISYFPMIEYSQAWDMQKESVRAIDAGERLERLILLQHPPTYTIGSQNHPEHLLMNADQLREQGISLFEIDRGGDITYHGPGQLVGYPLLRIGEQGRVDLHGYLRSLEQVIIDYLATFGIEGGRKPEYTGVWVGDVKICAIGVKFNKSRSRKGFLTSHGFAFNIREGIAEEGFRGIIPCGISQYGVTSLEECTGRRFEIEEVAAALVPHFLSRFPYDGIVSDWANTPNGQ; this is encoded by the coding sequence ATGGACACCGCAGAACCTCGGAAGCTGGAAATATCCTATTTTCCCATGATCGAATACAGCCAAGCCTGGGATATGCAAAAAGAGTCGGTCCGCGCCATTGACGCTGGCGAGCGCCTTGAGCGGCTGATTCTTCTGCAGCACCCGCCAACCTATACGATCGGGTCGCAGAACCATCCCGAGCATCTTCTGATGAATGCCGATCAGCTGCGGGAGCAGGGAATCTCCTTGTTTGAAATCGACCGCGGCGGGGACATTACCTATCACGGGCCGGGACAGCTGGTTGGTTACCCGCTGCTAAGAATCGGCGAGCAGGGCAGAGTCGACCTCCACGGCTATCTGCGGTCGCTGGAGCAGGTGATCATCGATTACCTTGCAACCTTCGGCATCGAGGGCGGCAGAAAGCCGGAGTATACCGGAGTATGGGTAGGCGATGTGAAGATTTGCGCCATCGGCGTGAAATTCAATAAGAGCCGCTCACGCAAAGGCTTCTTGACCAGTCACGGCTTCGCCTTTAACATTCGGGAGGGCATTGCGGAAGAAGGCTTCCGGGGAATCATCCCCTGCGGGATTTCACAGTACGGCGTGACCTCGCTGGAAGAGTGCACTGGCCGCAGGTTCGAGATCGAAGAAGTCGCAGCGGCGCTCGTTCCCCATTTTCTGAGCCGGTTCCCCTATGACGGGATCGTGTCGGACTGGGCGAATACCCCGAATGGACAGTAA
- a CDS encoding NUDIX hydrolase, giving the protein MENQGTGLKKVWPANPALDETTVSTQPIFEGRIITLQVDTVTLPDGNTATREVVKHPGAVAVLALNKGKMLVVEQFRQPMGRTEVEIPAGKLDPGEDPLEAAGRELQEETGFHSGNLFLLKSFYTSPGFANEIIHLYVTENAQSGEMALDEDEFLVVTELTLEEAYEYIADGRIADAKTMMAVYAWHLYTLTGKWN; this is encoded by the coding sequence ATGGAAAATCAAGGAACTGGATTGAAAAAAGTATGGCCGGCCAATCCGGCGCTGGACGAGACTACGGTATCCACCCAGCCTATTTTTGAAGGCAGAATTATTACGCTTCAGGTGGACACGGTGACCCTGCCGGACGGCAATACCGCAACCCGGGAAGTAGTTAAGCATCCGGGAGCGGTGGCGGTTCTGGCCCTGAATAAGGGTAAGATGCTCGTTGTCGAGCAGTTCCGCCAGCCGATGGGACGTACGGAAGTGGAGATTCCGGCAGGTAAACTGGACCCCGGCGAAGATCCGCTGGAAGCCGCTGGGCGGGAATTGCAGGAAGAGACGGGCTTTCACAGCGGAAATCTGTTCCTACTGAAATCGTTCTACACCTCTCCGGGTTTCGCCAACGAGATTATTCATCTCTATGTGACGGAGAATGCGCAGAGCGGAGAGATGGCGCTTGACGAGGACGAGTTCCTTGTTGTGACGGAGCTGACTCTTGAAGAAGCGTACGAGTACATTGCCGATGGGCGGATTGCCGACGCGAAGACCATGATGGCGGTCTACGCCTGGCATTTGTATACGCTGACCGGGAAATGGAACTAG
- a CDS encoding M20/M25/M40 family metallo-hydrolase: MVVQDRLIQEFMELVQIDSETKNERNIADHLIGKFKELGLEAVEDDSQERTGHGAGNLIVTWPAENAEDAPKLLFTCHMDTVVPGQGIKPVLGEDGWITSDGTTILGADDKAGLAALFEGIRVIKEQNIPHGQIQFIITAGEESGLLGSRSLDPKYLDADFGFALDSNGEIGSIAVAAPTQAKITMEIFGKSAHAGVNPEDGISAIQVAGKAIAAMKLGRIDSETTANIGRFAGGGPTNVVCDHVQLDAEARSIVQEKVDLQLAQMREALETTVREYGAECEFRSEIIYPAFSFNEHDPIVQLAERAISSVGLTPRRFPSGGGSDANVFNGLKVPTLNLAIGYENIHTTKERIKAADIVKAAELVVAIVKESAKK, encoded by the coding sequence GTGGTAGTACAAGACCGATTGATTCAGGAATTTATGGAGCTTGTCCAGATCGACAGCGAGACGAAGAATGAACGGAACATCGCCGATCATTTGATCGGCAAATTCAAGGAGCTGGGACTGGAAGCCGTAGAAGATGATTCACAAGAAAGAACCGGGCACGGCGCGGGCAATCTGATTGTCACGTGGCCTGCGGAGAATGCGGAAGACGCTCCCAAGCTGCTGTTCACCTGCCATATGGATACGGTTGTTCCGGGTCAGGGAATCAAACCGGTGCTCGGCGAAGACGGCTGGATCACGAGCGATGGCACGACCATCCTTGGGGCGGATGACAAAGCGGGTCTGGCCGCGCTCTTTGAAGGGATTCGCGTAATCAAGGAGCAGAACATTCCGCATGGACAGATTCAATTTATCATCACGGCGGGCGAAGAATCCGGGCTGCTCGGCTCGCGCTCGCTCGACCCGAAATATTTGGACGCGGATTTCGGCTTTGCGCTTGATTCCAACGGCGAAATCGGCTCCATCGCGGTAGCCGCTCCGACGCAGGCGAAGATCACGATGGAGATCTTTGGTAAATCCGCCCATGCCGGCGTCAATCCCGAAGACGGCATCAGCGCCATCCAGGTAGCAGGCAAAGCGATTGCCGCGATGAAGCTTGGCCGCATCGACAGTGAGACAACCGCCAATATCGGCAGATTCGCAGGCGGCGGACCGACGAATGTCGTCTGCGACCATGTGCAGCTGGATGCGGAAGCGCGGAGCATTGTCCAGGAAAAAGTGGATCTGCAGCTGGCGCAGATGCGCGAAGCGCTTGAAACTACTGTGCGCGAATACGGGGCGGAATGCGAATTCCGCAGCGAGATCATTTACCCGGCCTTCAGCTTTAACGAGCATGACCCCATTGTGCAGCTGGCTGAGCGGGCCATCTCCTCGGTTGGACTGACACCAAGACGGTTCCCGTCGGGCGGCGGCAGTGACGCCAACGTGTTCAACGGACTGAAAGTACCGACGCTCAACTTGGCAATCGGATATGAGAATATCCATACCACTAAAGAGCGGATCAAGGCGGCTGATATCGTCAAGGCGGCCGAGCTGGTAGTGGCGATTGTCAAGGAAAGCGCAAAAAAATAG
- the prli42 gene encoding stressosome-associated protein Prli42, protein MQRQKWFRVFIYVMLIAMVASTLMIVIEPFLAG, encoded by the coding sequence ATGCAACGTCAAAAATGGTTCCGCGTCTTTATTTATGTAATGCTGATCGCAATGGTTGCTTCTACACTTATGATTGTTATCGAGCCTTTTCTTGCCGGATAA
- a CDS encoding thiamine pyrophosphate-dependent dehydrogenase E1 component subunit alpha encodes MDTQGTANKVNRHEPLGLTDGQVIDMYRYMMLARKYDERSLLLQRAGKINFHVSGIGQEAAQVAAAFALDRENDYFLPYYRDYAFVLSVGMTTRELLLSVFAKEEDPNSGGRQMPGHFGSKRLRIVTGSSPVTTQVPHAVGFALAAKMQKKKFVSFVTFGEGSSNQGDFHEACNFAGVNKLPVIIMCENNQYAISIPAHRQLGGKVSDRALGYGFPGIRVDGNDPLEVYRAVKEARERAIAGEGPTLIEAMMYRLSPHSTSDNDLAYRTKEEVEENWKKDGVARFRDYLTELGLWSEEQERDLAAQYNLELKEAIEYADNAPFPKPEDTLLHVYSESEGGV; translated from the coding sequence ATGGATACGCAAGGTACTGCAAATAAAGTGAACAGGCATGAACCGCTTGGACTGACCGACGGCCAAGTGATCGACATGTACCGATATATGATGCTTGCGCGCAAATACGACGAGCGCAGTCTGCTGCTGCAGCGGGCCGGAAAGATCAACTTCCACGTCTCGGGCATTGGCCAGGAAGCGGCGCAGGTGGCGGCCGCCTTCGCGCTCGACCGGGAGAACGATTATTTTTTGCCCTATTACCGCGATTACGCATTCGTGCTGTCTGTAGGCATGACGACCCGCGAGCTGCTGCTGTCGGTATTCGCCAAGGAAGAGGACCCGAACAGCGGCGGACGGCAGATGCCCGGCCATTTCGGCAGCAAACGGCTGCGTATCGTTACCGGCTCCAGCCCCGTAACGACACAGGTTCCTCATGCGGTTGGCTTTGCGCTGGCCGCCAAGATGCAGAAGAAGAAGTTTGTCTCTTTCGTCACGTTCGGTGAAGGCTCCAGCAATCAGGGAGATTTTCATGAAGCATGCAATTTTGCCGGAGTCAATAAGCTTCCGGTCATTATCATGTGCGAGAACAACCAGTACGCGATCTCGATTCCGGCTCACCGCCAGCTTGGCGGCAAGGTCAGCGACCGCGCGCTCGGCTATGGCTTCCCGGGCATCCGCGTGGACGGCAACGATCCGCTGGAAGTATACCGCGCCGTCAAGGAAGCCCGCGAACGGGCGATAGCCGGTGAAGGCCCGACGCTGATTGAAGCGATGATGTACCGCCTGTCCCCGCACTCCACCTCCGATAACGACCTTGCGTACCGTACCAAAGAAGAGGTCGAGGAGAACTGGAAAAAAGACGGCGTAGCCCGTTTCCGGGATTATTTGACGGAGCTTGGCCTATGGAGCGAGGAACAAGAACGCGATCTCGCCGCCCAGTATAATCTGGAACTCAAAGAAGCAATCGAATACGCCGACAATGCGCCGTTCCCGAAACCGGAAGATACGCTGCTGCATGTGTACAGCGAATCCGAGGGAGGAGTGTAA